Genomic window (Arachis hypogaea cultivar Tifrunner chromosome 13, arahy.Tifrunner.gnm2.J5K5, whole genome shotgun sequence):
ACAACTCTAAATCCAAAACTAAGACCAATTCCCCAACATCTTTTTCTTAGAAGGTCAGCGCAAGCCCTCTCCATGTCCTGCAAGAAACTACGTGACCAATATGCTACATCATGTGTGCTAACATACCGGTAGTGCTTTTCATGCCGCAACTGCTTCTCTCCATCACTCATTGAGATAGCCTCATTCATTGCCTCTGCAGTGGCCTCAACATTCCATGGATTGACACGTATAGCCCCACTGAGTGATGGAGAACACCCAATAAATTCTGATATTACTAACATACTCTTCTTTGGGCTTCTAATATCGGAACATGAACCATTACCAGATATTCCCTGTCTACAAGCAATATATTCATAAGGAGTTAGATTCATCCCATCTCTCACAGCTGTGACAATAACACACTCAGCAAGGCTGTAATAGGCAACCTTTTCAGCAACTGAAACTGatctatcaataaaaataattggtTCATAACCAGGCCGTCCATACATCCTGTTAATCCTGCTGCAGCTTTCTTCTATTTCAGCATGTATCTCTTCTAGATGTATCCCTTTTCCCCTTGCAGGATTTACAACCTGGACCAGAACAGCTCTTCCTTGCCATTTGGGGTGTTGTTTGAGCATTTGCTCCATAGCCAAAATCTTCAAATTAATACCTTTAAAAATGTCCATATCATCAACACCAAGCAAAATGGTTTTCCCTTCAAATTGCTGTTTGAGCTCCCTTGCCTTGCACTCCTCATCTGCCATCTTCATAACGGTTTCAATTCGACCCATGTGAATCCCTACAGGCATAATCTTAATACTGATAGTCCTTCCATAATATTCCAATCCTAGATAGCCCCTCTTTGACTGATACTCCAGACCCAGCATACGACTACAGCAAGAAAGGAAATGACGAGCATAGTCAAACGTGTGGAATCCAATGATATCAGAGTTGAGTAATGCTTTAAGTATCTCCTCCCTGACAGGAAGAGTCCTATATATCTCTGATGAAGGAAAGGGACTATGCAGGAAAAATCCCAGTTTAACCCTGTTAAAGCGCCTTCTTATAAAGGTTGGCAGCACCATCAAATGATAATCATGAACCCAAATAAAATCATCTTCTGGGTTTATTATTTCAACTaccttttgaaaaaatagcttatTTGCTAGCACATAGGCTTCCCATAAAGATCGATCAAAACGGTGGCTGTTAGCGGTTGAAAATGGTAACATGTAATGAAAAAGTGGCCATAACTGCCTTTTACAGAAGCCATCATAAAACTTTGCCAAAACATCAGCGGGTAGAAAAGTAGGAACACATTTGAATTTATCCAACAAATACTGTGACACATCATCCTGCTCAGCTGGGTCAATGTCAACACGCAATGATCCAACATAAAGAACCTCCATCTCTTCTGGAAGTCCATCCTTGAGTTGTAAAAGCAAGGAATCCTCATTCCAACTGAAATTCCAACCTTGGTTGTCCTCTCGTCGCTTTGCTTTTAAAGGTAGCTGATTTGCTACAATGATCATTCTATCTGTAGAAACAGTTGACGGGTTATCAGAAGAAACACTAACTGCCTGATCATCATCTACTTCTGTGACAATCCCAGGTACACTCATAACCCTTGGCATCCGCCGCCGTTCTTTAAACGAATTCCCCATTGCCGGGAAATTCCCAGAAGCCAAATCTAAGAGATTTGTATACGACCTTGACATCATCTTTGCGTCGTCTTAATTGCACACAATCCAAAAAAACTGACTTACTCTACAAAATTGACAAAAAGCACCAATATTAAAATCATTCATCATTTGAATACACAAGTAAACAATGAAACTCACAACCAACATACACAAGAGGGCGTAAGCATAAACATTAACAAGCGAAAGTAAGATTCATGAACTGATGATAACCAAGAACACTTACTCTTGGCTAGTCATTTGTGCTGAAAAATTATTTGCAATTTACCCAAATGCAGACACATAGCGCATACACATATGCAACATGATTCGATAAAGAAGCATTCCAACGTTTGACAGTGTTCCAACATAGGCTATATTACATCACAAACAAGAAAACATGCATTATACCAACCAAACCCCGTCGATTCCCATCACAATAAGATCAAAGACAACAAAATCCGACCAcataaaatgaaaatagaaacctTTTGTTCTTTACCCTCATTCTAAGCAACACAGAAATGGAGCTAAGGAATTGGGAAAATGGGGAATTAAAACATACCTGTAGCGATTGAAACAATGACCAAAGAATCCTTATTGGTGACAGTAGCAGGTTGGAGCTGAATTCGATTGGGAAAATTTCTGCAGATAACACctaaaaagggaaaggaaaaaaaCTAGGGTTTCTTATTTCGCAAGATCTCAATTCTCAACTCTTTTCTTCTTCGTTCTCCTTCTCCTTATTCTTCTCTCCCACAAAAAtgagaacaataataataaaataaaaaataagaaacgaATTATTATGATGATGAAATAGGAAAGCGCTAGGAAATAATGAATATTCAGAGAATTAATAATATAAACCTTTTAGTTTTCAGTTTTACGCattaattcatataattaataattaaaaaatattattattcaagAGATGTGATGACTGGAAAATaccttaattttatttattttaaacaaaaatattagttggtgtctctttttatttctttattatctttttctaaaGCACAACATAATCGTGCACCTCTTATCTACAGTTTCAGAGGCAAAAGGAATCGCGGCACAGACCAATGAGAGCTTGATTTGGCACGTGTGAGGTCAAAGGTGAAGAAGGGACCGTCATTGCAAAATCGCTGCTGCTGTGAGATTTAGCTGTAAGGGGTAAGTGAGTGAGTAACTGCAGGTGAGGTTAGTAAAACTTTAATATGAAATTGGATAAGGTTGGCCAACCGAGTGAACCGATAGGTGCCAGCTGGCAGCACTGAGGGTGTGCGGAATAGCACGCGTCGTGCGCGTGAAACATGAGAGAGGATgtaaattttgtgaatttttttcttataaaaacaaaaaaatctttattttcaaaaataaatctaaCCAAAATAACTATTCTTTTGGCTTCTCACCAGGTTCGCGCAACCCTCGACGAACTTATCTTCCAAAATTCACATAATCCTTAACGAACTCTGAAAATAGCTACTCCTTTCATCAGTTAAATTTTAAAGTGGTCACTTAAATTATGTTCGAACTCTAAAATagtctttttaaattaataattacctAGATTCATTCTTAAATTAcactttgaaattcagaatagtTCTGTCAAACAATTTCTGTCCACGAAGCGCCATAGAAAAGTTGATGTGGACTCATTCCTCTTCAATAGCGCTGCTCTGAGTACTCTCACTGCAGCGATTCCGTTCAAAATCGACTAGTCTCCACGGTTGGTTTTGTCATGGTCGTTGTTAAGAGAGTGTGTAGCTGATCACACCAATAGAAAAAAGGCTTATTGTTGCAGCTGTTTTGTTGCTTCAAACATATCACCAGCATAGACAAAAGTATATAAACCTTCCTTTTAAATAGAAATCATAAATCATAtttaattacattttaatttcttatcattAAACGCATATTTCTAAACATAACTCATAAAATCATATCTCTAGCACCAGCTATTATACTACTTTACTTGCATCTCAGATATTGTCCTTAACAAGACTTCACTGACCTTTCTATATATACACAAATTAGGGTAAGGCAAATTCTACCAATTTTTCTGCTATGTAATATGTTCTCTCTACTTTTTAACAATCATCAAGCACAAT
Coding sequences:
- the LOC112737785 gene encoding probable alpha,alpha-trehalose-phosphate synthase [UDP-forming] 7; translation: MMSRSYTNLLDLASGNFPAMGNSFKERRRMPRVMSVPGIVTEVDDDQAVSVSSDNPSTVSTDRMIIVANQLPLKAKRREDNQGWNFSWNEDSLLLQLKDGLPEEMEVLYVGSLRVDIDPAEQDDVSQYLLDKFKCVPTFLPADVLAKFYDGFCKRQLWPLFHYMLPFSTANSHRFDRSLWEAYVLANKLFFQKVVEIINPEDDFIWVHDYHLMVLPTFIRRRFNRVKLGFFLHSPFPSSEIYRTLPVREEILKALLNSDIIGFHTFDYARHFLSCCSRMLGLEYQSKRGYLGLEYYGRTISIKIMPVGIHMGRIETVMKMADEECKARELKQQFEGKTILLGVDDMDIFKGINLKILAMEQMLKQHPKWQGRAVLVQVVNPARGKGIHLEEIHAEIEESCSRINRMYGRPGYEPIIFIDRSVSVAEKVAYYSLAECVIVTAVRDGMNLTPYEYIACRQGISGNGSCSDIRSPKKSMLVISEFIGCSPSLSGAIRVNPWNVEATAEAMNEAISMSDGEKQLRHEKHYRYVSTHDVAYWSRSFLQDMERACADLLRKRCWGIGLSFGFRVVALDPNFRKLSIDAMVSSYKRARSRAILLDYDGTVMPQNSINKSPSNEVISLLDTLCADPRNVVFIVSGRGRNSLSDWFLPCKNLGIAAEHGYFLRWSQSAQWEICGKNMDFGWMQIAEPVMKLYTEATDGSNIETKESALVWQYRDADLGFGSSQAKEMLDHLESVLANEPVAVKSGQFIVEVKPQDVSKGLVAERIFSSMAENGKQADFVLCVGDDRSDEDMFEIISSSISRNILSANSSVFACTVGQKPSKAKYYLDDTTEVISMLESLAEESDSSPDLEEIGDSFQRQVRL